A window of Oryza glaberrima chromosome 2, OglaRS2, whole genome shotgun sequence genomic DNA:
TCCAAAACAACTATAGATCAACAATTCACTTCGTACACAAATCATAATTGTCAATCAGCTTTCCTCTCCCAGAGCTGTATATGCTTACTGGTTTGTTGATGTCTTCAGGTATCAGTGCTGGAGATGGATGGCCAATTTGACAGACTAGATGAGCTTATCTATGTTGAGAGCCATTTAAGCAACCTCTCAACCAAATTTTATGGAGAGGTGACACAGCAAATGCTAAAGCATGCAGACTTCCCCGGCAGCAACAATGGAACAGGTCTCTTCCAAACTATCGTAGGACTGAAGATTAGAGATCTCTATGAGCAGATTATTGCTGAGAGGGCCGGTGCACCTACTGAAGCGGCAAAAGTTTAATGAGCTCCACATTCATATTTCGTGAATCTCTTCATCACCATACCATATCAATGACAATGGGCATCCTCGCATTTCTTGTAACTAGTTTTGGAAATATTACAGCTAGAAGAAAGTAGGATGGTCATTGCATAACTTGTGAAACCATGCAATGGAACTTCTAAAAATCCCTCTCCATGAGGGTGCTCCTACATCTCTTCTTGACACATTTCAATGTACATCTTCTATATTTCAATGTAGAAAGAAATATGGTTGCTTTCTACTATAAAAAATAGGTCCTTCCTTTAGTGCCTCTCTTGTTGGCTATTGCTTCTGGTCATAAGTCAACAACATATGATCGACAAGGGAAGAAAATACAGACGGAATATTTATAGATGAATTGGGAGTAAAATTTATGAGTGGTAGTCCAATGAGTGCCTAACCAATCTCACTCTATTGTGTGGATCTGCAGTGAGAATAATGCAATTCAGTGAATCATATTCGTTCACCAATTAATGGAGTCATGGGATCATCATGGTTATATGCAGCTATACTTTAAACAGAAGTTATATACGGTGCACATGATAGTTTCAGATAAATAACAAACAGACAACCATGAAAGGAACTCCAGATTTCAGAACAGAAACTCATAGGCTTGCATATGTGAATTTCAAAAGCACATTGCATAAACATGGAGTCTAAGAATTGCATAAATAATATGATGCTGAGCATGAATATGAGACAGTGCATGTTATGCAAGCCTAAAAGAGAAGCCTACAAACTCATACAAAACATTGGTGATCAGCATGTACCGGCCTACCAGGTGGTACCACCGGAAGTCATGACGACAATTACAATCTGTACTTGGTGTTTCCATATGATACAAAAATGTGACTTACTATGACAAGTGTTGGCTGAAAGGGAATTGCTAGAAAAACACTCATTATGTTGGCACATGCTACGGAAGTAAAATATCCACAGTAATAGATTTACAGCAAAACAACTGATCATAGATAAGGTTTCTTCACTTGTCTCACTAGTTACCATGCATCATCAAAAGAGAAGACGTGGATAAATCCATATCTGTGAAGGCCATGGCAAGTGGTTCATTGCTTGAATGGACAATGGTCCAAGCCCTTGACCACCGAGAGGCACCTCACGCCCAGGCCGCCATGCATACCAGTCACGGCACCCAGGAGCAGCAATGTAAATTCGGTTCGCCTCCACGCCACAGTTCTCCACGTCTACACAAGCAGCTGTACTCCTCCCGGCGCAGTCCACAAACAAGCTGTAAGCCCCAATGTTGTCCACCTCTTCCCACCTCATCTTCACCATGTCAAGTGCATAGACGCCAACCTTCTTCACACTCACCAATGTCTCAAACATATGGCCCAATTTCGGCCCCATCATGAAGAGCACCAGGAGCAATcgatcaccggcggcgaccagatGCGGGCCGAAGTGCCACCGGTCGAACGTGCTGACCTcagggaggccggcggcgtgcaACATTTGGGCGGATTTGTTCGGAGGGTTGGCATCGAGGTGGAACTCCAGCAGCTGCGCGCGATCGGTCAAGCCGAGGACGCGCCCGCGGAATTCGAGGATGGATCGAACGAAGGAGGCGGCACGGGGGAGGCTGTGCTTGGTCCAATCGAGGCGAGGGTTGTGGCCCGCGTCGCCCacggggagggagaagaaggcGTGCTTGGaatggaagaggaggaggcggcgggatggCGCGAGGGCGGCGTAGTGGTAGGCGAAGTGCGGGGAAGGGAGCGGCAGCGCGTGGCGCGTGGCGCCGGTGAGCGCGTCGACGAGGTGGAGGCCGTGGAAggggtcgcggcggcggaggaggacgaggtggccgcgggaggcggagaggagggtggCGTCGCCCGGGACGGggtaggaggagaggagcgcCGCGACGACGAGCTGGGAGAAAGGGACGACGCGATAGGTggggcagaggaggaggagcggcgggatgcgggggcggacgaggtcggcggcggagtCCTGGAGCAGGCGGCGCCAGGGCTggcacgcggcggcgaaggcgtaGACGGAGCGGAGGCAGGGGAGGAGGCCCCGTAGCACCTCCGAGAGCGGCAGCTCCGGCAGGTTGGCCCAGTCGCGGAACTCCGGCGAAGGATCCAtcaccgcaccgccgccggtgggggaggcgcAAATCATCGGAGTTCTCGTggggcgcgccgccggcgaggccttTTCTCCCCTTCCTGCAGACGAGGACCGTGGCCGGTAAATGGGCCGGGCCGTTGACGCCGCCACTTTAGGAATAAGGTCACccgaggtccctcaacttaacagcgagattttttttagatcccttaactacaaaaccagaaatgtgtacccctaaactctctcaaaccgttcaccgaaggtccctcagcagtatttttgcccggttttgctgacgtggcatcctagtcagcaaaaaaaatttaaaaaattgcgtggggcccacatgtcagctgcacatcttttttttctcttttgttcttctcctcttctctcttctctcttcagcGAGCGCGGCAGCCACAGGCGGAGCGGTGTGATGGGGTTCTCCTCCGTGGAGGCGACGAGCACGGCCGC
This region includes:
- the LOC127763004 gene encoding uncharacterized protein LOC127763004 — encoded protein: MICASPTGGGAVMDPSPEFRDWANLPELPLSEVLRGLLPCLRSVYAFAAACQPWRRLLQDSAADLVRPRIPPLLLLCPTYRVVPFSQLVVAALLSSYPVPGDATLLSASRGHLVLLRRRDPFHGLHLVDALTGATRHALPLPSPHFAYHYAALAPSRRLLLFHSKHAFFSLPVGDAGHNPRLDWTKHSLPRAASFVRSILEFRGRVLGLTDRAQLLEFHLDANPPNKSAQMLHAAGLPEVSTFDRWHFGPHLVAAGDRLLLVLFMMGPKLGHMFETLVSVKKVGVYALDMVKMRWEEVDNIGAYSLFVDCAGRSTAACVDVENCGVEANRIYIAAPGCRDWYAWRPGREVPLGGQGLGPLSIQAMNHLPWPSQIWIYPRLLF